In a single window of the Rhodamnia argentea isolate NSW1041297 chromosome 2, ASM2092103v1, whole genome shotgun sequence genome:
- the LOC115734423 gene encoding LOW QUALITY PROTEIN: uncharacterized protein LOC115734423 (The sequence of the model RefSeq protein was modified relative to this genomic sequence to represent the inferred CDS: inserted 1 base in 1 codon), producing MPTVWFALKKSLHCKSEPSDVHHPKTRKELTTILTKKTGRSGCSRSIANLKDVIHGSKRHTAEKPPSCSPRSIGSSEFLNPLTHEVILSNTKCELKITGFGNGFQDSGAGVGGDGGGGGGGXGSTFVGTLTPGTPMHYFNPSFRTTSANGATPRKGGFVLGERQGSGGLGGRGGGVVGGVRTSSRVSLDADANGISTITCHKCGEQFTKWDAAEAHHLSKHAVTELVEGDSSRKIVEIICRTGWLKSENQGGNRIERVLKVHNMQKTLARFEEYRETVKVKAGKLPKKHPRCLADGNELLRFYGTTLACPLGLDGSSSLCTSDQCCVCRIVRHGFSAKKESKGGIGVFTTSTSGRAFESIDAVEDDPTVRKALIVCRVIAGRVHRPLENIQEMAGQTGFDSLAGKVGLYSHIEELYLLNPRALLPCFVVICKP from the exons ATGCCAACAGTGTGGTTTGCTCTCAAGAAGTCCCTACACTGCAAATCAGAGCCATCAGATGTCCACCACCCGAAAACAAGGAAGGAGCTGACCACGATCTTGACCAAAAAGACGGGGCGGTCAGGTTGCTCGAGGTCCATCGCCAACCTCAAGGACGTCATCCATGGGAGCAAGAGGCACACGGCCGAGAAGCCGCCGAGCTGCAGCCCGAGATCCATCGGGAGCAGCGAGTTCTTGAACCCCCTAACCCACGAAGTCATCCTCAGCAACACCAAATGCGAGCTCAAGATCACCGGCTTCGGCAACGGGTTCCAAGATTCCGGCGCCGGCGTAGGGGGcgatggcggtggtggcggcggcg gggggtcGACCTTTGTAGGGACTCTGACGCCGGGGACGCCCATGCATTACTTCAATCCTTCGTTTAGGACAACCTCAGCAAACGGGGCAACTCCGAGGAAGGGGGGTTTTGTTTTGGGCGAGAGACAAGGGTCTGGTGGCCTCGGTGGCCGAGGCGGCGGCGTCGTCGGCGGCGTCCGTACTAGCAGTAGAGTGTCGCTGGATGCTGACGCTAATGGGATCTCCACCATAACTTGCCACAAGTGTGGAGAGCAGTTCACCAAATGGGATGCTGCCGAGGCACATCATCTCTCCAAGCATGCTG TGACTGAACTAGTGGAAGGGGACTCGTCCAGGAAGATTGTGGAGATCATATGCCGAACCGGGTGGCTGAAATCGGAGAACCAAGGCGGCAACCGGATCGAGCGGGTCCTCAAGGTCCACAACATGCAGAAGACCCTGGCTCGGTTCGAGGAGTACCGCGAGACGGTCAAGGTCAAGGCCGGCAAGCTCCCGAAGAAGCACCCGCGGTGCCTCGCCGACGGGAACGAACTGCTTCGCTTCTACGGTACGACCCTGGCCTGCCCGCTGGGGCTGGACGGCTCGTCGAGCCTGTGCACGTCCGACCAGTGCTGCGTGTGCAGGATCGTGCGGCACGGCTTCTCGGCAAAGAAGGAATCGAAGGGAGGGATCGGGGTGTTCACAACGTCCACCAGTGGCAGAGCATTCGAGAGCATCGACGCGGTCGAGGACGACCCGACCGTGAGGAAGGCGTTGATAGTGTGCAGAGTGATTGCAGGGAGGGTTCACAGGCCATTGGAGAACATCCAGGAAATGGCCGGTCAGACGGGGTTCGACTCCTTAGCCGGTAAGGTGGGTCTGTATTCACACATTGAGGAGCTCTACTTGCTCAATCCTAGAGCTCTGCTTCCTTGTTTTGTGGTGATCTGCAAACCCTGA